The window CACGTGGGCGACACCGGCATTCCCATGGAAGAGATCGTCGAGACACTGCGCCCGGGCGACATCGTGACGCACTGCTACACGCCCAAACAGCCGGCCATCGTGGATCCGGAGGGCCGCCTGCGCCCCGCGGTTCTGGAGGCGCGGCGGCGCGGAGTCATCTTCGACGTCGCCCACGCCAACGGGCACTTCGACTTCGACCTGGTGGCCCGGGCCATGGACCAGGGCCTCCGTCCGGACATCATCAGCACCGATCTTCACCGAATGAGCGGCAGCGGCCCCGTGGTGGACCTTCCCACCACTCTGACCAAATTCCTGATGCTGGGACTGGAGCTGGACGAGATCATCGCCGACTGCACCGTGAACGCCGCCCGCGCCATCGGCTGGCACGACCGCATCGGCGTGCTGGCAGTCGACCGCGAGGCCGACGTGGCGGTGTTGGAGGTGGTGGACGAGGAAGCCGCGCTGGAAGACAGCGTCGGCAACCGCCGCACGCACGGACAACGCATCGTCGCCCGCCACACCATCCGTGCCGGCGTTCTTTCAGACACGTAAGCCGATTTCGTGACGCACCGCACCGTGTTTGGCGCGAGCCGCGAGCACTGGTAGTGTTGCGGAACGTGGCTTGATCGACGACGACTTGGTGGCGTTTCATTCTCGCGCCACTGTTTCGCGAAGTCGTCCCGGAGTGTGACCCCCATGAACGAATGGATTTTCCGCTATGAGGGCTATGACCCGGCAAAACAAGGCTTGCGCGAGGCCCTGTGCACCCTGGGCAATGGCCGCTTCGCCACCCGCGGTGCGGCTGAGGAGGCCGCGGCCGGTGAGGTGCACTACCCTGGAACCTACCTGGCCGGGTGCTACAACCGCCTGGAGACCACGGTGGGCGACCGCGTCGTGGTCAACGAGGACCTCGTCAACCTGCCCAACTGGCTGTGCGTGAATTTCCGCCTGGAAGACGGCCCATGGTTCGACCTCGCGGCCGTCGAGATACTCGCGTACCAGCAGGAGATCGATTTCCGGAACGGGCTGCTCACGCGCCGCATCCGCTTTCGCGACCCGGAGGGCCGCACCAGCTTCATCCGCAGCCGCCGGCTCGTGCACATGCGGCAACCGCATCTGGCGGTGCTGCGCTGGACCCTGCTGGCGGAGGACTGGTCCGGCAACATGACCGTGAGGTCGGCGCTGGACGGCGCGGTCATCAATGGCGGCGTCGCGCGCTACCGCCAGCTCAACTCCAAGCATCTGGAGACCCTGGAAAAGGGACGCGTCGGGGAGGACGGCGTCTACCTGGTGGTCCAGACCAACCAGTCCCACATGCGTCTGGCACTGGCGGCGCGCACGCGCCTCTTCCGCGACGATGAGCACGAGGCCGTCGAACCGCGCATCCTCGAGGAACCGGAAAGCATCACCCAGGAATTCACCGTGACCGTGGGCCGGAAGCACGTGGTCACCGTGGAAAAGACCGTGGCCCTCTACTCGTCGCGGGACCGGGCCATCGCCGAATGCGGCCACGCCGCGCGCGTGGCAGTGTCCGCCTCCGGCCGCTTCGTGGAGACGCTGGAGGCCCACGCGCGCACGTGGCATTCCCTGTGGCGCCGCTGCGACGTGGAGTTGCCTTCACGGCCGGAGGAGGAGAAGATCCTGCGCCTGCACGCCTTCCACATGCTGCAGGCGGCGTCCCCGAACACCGTCGGCCTCGACGCCGGCGTGGGCGCCCGCGGCCTGCACGGCGAAGCCTACCGCGGCCACGTTTTCTGGGACGAGTTGTACTTCCTGTCCTTTTACATCGCGCGGCTTCCCGAGATCGCGCGCGCGCTCCTGCTGTACCGGTACCACCGGCTGGACGGCGCGCGCCGCGCCGCCCGCGAGGAGGGCTGCGCCGGCGCCATGTACCCATGGCAGAGCGGCAGCGACGGCAGCGAGGAAACCCAGAAGCTGCACCTCAACCCCAACTCCGGACGCTGGCTCGAGGACAACAGCCACCGGCAGCGGCACGTCAACATCGCCATCGTCTACAACGTGTGGCGCTACTACAAGACCACCGGCGACCGCGGATTCCTGTCCCGTTACGGCGCCGAGATGATCCTGGAGATCGCGCGCTTCTGGGCCAGCCTGGCGCGGCAGAACGAAAACACCGGGCGCTACGAGATTCACGGTGTCATGGGCCCGGACGAATACCACGACATGTACCCCGGCGCCGACACCGGCGGCCTGCGCAACAATGCCTACACCAACGTGATGGTGGTGTGGGTGCTGGAACGCGCCCTGGCGGTGCTGGAACTCCTGGGCGCGGGGCGCAGGGCCGAGCTGGCCGAGGAGATCGGGCTCAAACCCGACGAGGAGGAGCGCTGGCGCGAGATCGCGCGCAAGATGACCGTGCCGTTCCACGGCGACGGTGTCATCAGCCAGTTCGAGGGCTACGACGCGCTCAAGGAATTCGACTGGGACGGCTACCGCGAGAAGTACGGCAACATCGAGCGGCTGGACCGCATTCTCGAGGCGGAAGGCGACTCCCCCAACCCCTACAAGGTGTCGAAGCAGGCGGACCTGCTCATGCTGTTCTACCTGCTGCGCACCGACGAGGTACAGGCCCTGTTCCGCCGGCTCGGATACGAGCTCGACGACGACGCCATCCGCAAGACCGTGGACTACTACAGCGCCCGCACCTCCCACGGCTCGACCCTGAGCCGCGTGGTGCACGCCGCCGTGTCCGCACGCTCCGACCCGGAGGGGTCCTGGCGCTACTTCACGGAAGCGCTGCGGAGC of the Deltaproteobacteria bacterium genome contains:
- a CDS encoding glycoside hydrolase family 65 protein, which codes for MNEWIFRYEGYDPAKQGLREALCTLGNGRFATRGAAEEAAAGEVHYPGTYLAGCYNRLETTVGDRVVVNEDLVNLPNWLCVNFRLEDGPWFDLAAVEILAYQQEIDFRNGLLTRRIRFRDPEGRTSFIRSRRLVHMRQPHLAVLRWTLLAEDWSGNMTVRSALDGAVINGGVARYRQLNSKHLETLEKGRVGEDGVYLVVQTNQSHMRLALAARTRLFRDDEHEAVEPRILEEPESITQEFTVTVGRKHVVTVEKTVALYSSRDRAIAECGHAARVAVSASGRFVETLEAHARTWHSLWRRCDVELPSRPEEEKILRLHAFHMLQAASPNTVGLDAGVGARGLHGEAYRGHVFWDELYFLSFYIARLPEIARALLLYRYHRLDGARRAAREEGCAGAMYPWQSGSDGSEETQKLHLNPNSGRWLEDNSHRQRHVNIAIVYNVWRYYKTTGDRGFLSRYGAEMILEIARFWASLARQNENTGRYEIHGVMGPDEYHDMYPGADTGGLRNNAYTNVMVVWVLERALAVLELLGAGRRAELAEEIGLKPDEEERWREIARKMTVPFHGDGVISQFEGYDALKEFDWDGYREKYGNIERLDRILEAEGDSPNPYKVSKQADLLMLFYLLRTDEVQALFRRLGYELDDDAIRKTVDYYSARTSHGSTLSRVVHAAVSARSDPEGSWRYFTEALRSDVADIQGGTTPEGIHMGAMGGLDDVLLRRYAGIETMGETLSLDPCLPDELPGLRLAIVYRGRRVALDLTRERVRISLEDDSPSPLEVLVQGTRHSLESGDTEIPLSPRVAVFTPGT